Proteins found in one Nitrosopumilus maritimus SCM1 genomic segment:
- a CDS encoding cupredoxin domain-containing protein, whose product MKLTITLLALFIFSSGYILNESFAEVSENQVFLLEGSGFAVTEEQIKFSEIDFGLSSQDQRGSTINFVIEDGFITLDEEEFIISELEGKFLREGRYIRINGDIESSSGFDTTISFFGRLVAESKDAAVYGFTGRITTTDDTYKIIYTTKLSSLSKIDVTPTIEESQELSIRILKGASSQGVSDSYVGLTTSGSIRLGYFSDDRISIEPGTTITIINDDNVSHSILSGKENYGDRHDPFDPDGRISTGDIAPGKSVNITFDEAGFYRLYDPDYPWMKIVAYVFPNSDNLILRQGQNLGN is encoded by the coding sequence GTGAAGTTAACAATAACATTACTAGCATTATTCATATTTTCCTCAGGATATATTCTCAATGAATCGTTTGCAGAAGTTTCTGAAAACCAAGTATTTCTCCTAGAGGGCTCTGGTTTTGCTGTAACTGAAGAACAAATCAAATTTTCAGAAATTGATTTTGGTTTATCATCTCAAGACCAACGAGGTAGTACCATTAATTTTGTAATAGAGGATGGCTTTATCACACTTGATGAAGAAGAATTTATCATTTCAGAATTAGAAGGAAAATTTTTGCGTGAAGGCCGTTATATTCGAATTAATGGAGATATAGAAAGTTCTAGTGGTTTTGATACTACAATCAGCTTCTTTGGAAGATTAGTTGCAGAAAGTAAAGATGCTGCAGTTTATGGTTTTACTGGTAGAATTACAACAACTGATGATACCTACAAAATAATTTACACTACAAAATTATCTTCATTATCAAAAATTGATGTAACCCCAACAATTGAAGAATCACAAGAACTTTCAATTCGTATTCTTAAAGGTGCTTCCTCTCAAGGAGTTTCGGATAGCTATGTCGGACTAACAACAAGTGGCTCAATTAGGTTAGGATATTTTTCTGATGATAGGATATCAATTGAACCAGGAACTACTATTACAATCATAAATGATGATAATGTTTCTCATAGTATTCTTAGTGGAAAAGAAAATTATGGTGATAGACATGATCCATTTGATCCAGATGGTAGAATCTCAACTGGCGATATTGCCCCTGGCAAATCTGTTAACATTACATTTGATGAAGCAGGATTTTACAGATTATATGATCCAGACTACCCTTGGATGAAAATTGTAGCATATGTATTCCCCAATTCTGATAATCTAATTCTTAGACAAGGCCAAAATCTAGGAAACTAA
- the cbiE gene encoding precorrin-6y C5,15-methyltransferase (decarboxylating) subunit CbiE: MGKVIAVGVGPGSPKYVTEVVKDIVQNCDIVIGYKYTLKTIEHLLEGKEIHEITMNNQEESYQEVFPRLGDKTLVIPFTGDVNFSESEVVDRLIEIFGEVEIVPGISSIQVAASRAQVPLDKSRVITMHVTTPIEDKKLELQKALIDGFSVVLVPRPWPKQPDKHFMPSEIAVYLRECGFDTTRIKVHVFEAITTENETSFEGTVKDLEGKEFSDLSVMVFNQTSLDSYMNYRWQWEN; this comes from the coding sequence TTGGGAAAAGTTATTGCCGTAGGTGTAGGTCCAGGTTCACCAAAATATGTAACAGAAGTTGTCAAAGATATAGTTCAAAATTGTGATATTGTGATTGGGTACAAATACACTTTAAAAACAATCGAACACCTTCTTGAGGGCAAAGAAATTCATGAAATTACAATGAATAATCAAGAAGAATCCTATCAAGAAGTTTTTCCAAGATTAGGAGATAAAACTCTAGTAATTCCATTTACTGGAGATGTAAATTTTTCAGAATCTGAAGTGGTAGATAGATTAATAGAAATTTTTGGTGAGGTAGAAATAGTTCCAGGAATTAGTTCTATACAAGTAGCAGCATCCAGAGCACAAGTACCGCTTGATAAATCTAGAGTGATTACAATGCATGTAACAACTCCAATTGAAGATAAGAAATTAGAGCTGCAAAAGGCATTGATTGATGGATTTAGTGTGGTGTTAGTTCCAAGACCATGGCCAAAACAACCAGACAAGCATTTTATGCCATCAGAAATTGCAGTTTATCTTCGTGAATGTGGTTTTGATACTACAAGGATTAAAGTTCATGTTTTTGAAGCCATAACCACTGAAAATGAAACTAGTTTTGAAGGAACTGTAAAAGATTTGGAAGGAAAAGAGTTTTCAGATTTGTCAGTAATGGTGTTTAATCAAACAAGTTTAGATTCTTACATGAATTACAGATGGCAATGGGAAAATTAG
- a CDS encoding transcription initiation factor IIB has product MVENYSNDYDVKCKLDACKTYPAITDSERGEIVCGGCGLILVQNLADASYENNGYTQEDFMKQARTGPATSLTMFDKGLSTVIGSNKDSSGNALPSKTKYEFNRLRTWDQRSKSRKTATLSKAFTLLHSMKTKLSVPDNVVENAAYIYRKIVSAKLTRGRTMASLISASLYAACRENNIPRTLDDIAKAGNVERRILSRDLRTIIKKLGLNLNQYDTASFISKISNNMNLKETTKRGAFDILKRCEEEGITAGKHPVAQAAASLYISCVLNGERVSQKRVSVEAGVSDVTIRNRTVLIKKILKLDE; this is encoded by the coding sequence GTGGTAGAAAATTATTCAAACGATTATGATGTCAAGTGTAAACTAGACGCTTGCAAAACCTACCCTGCAATAACAGATTCTGAACGAGGAGAAATTGTTTGTGGGGGTTGCGGTCTTATTCTAGTGCAAAACTTAGCTGACGCATCATATGAAAACAACGGTTACACTCAGGAAGACTTTATGAAGCAAGCAAGAACAGGTCCTGCAACATCTCTAACGATGTTTGACAAGGGACTATCAACTGTAATTGGAAGCAATAAAGATTCTTCAGGAAATGCATTACCAAGCAAAACAAAATATGAATTCAATAGACTTCGAACATGGGATCAAAGAAGCAAATCAAGAAAGACTGCTACTTTGAGCAAAGCCTTTACTTTACTTCATTCAATGAAGACAAAGTTAAGCGTGCCAGATAATGTGGTAGAAAATGCTGCCTATATCTACAGAAAAATTGTTAGTGCAAAATTGACACGAGGAAGAACTATGGCATCATTGATTTCAGCCTCGTTGTATGCAGCATGTAGAGAAAATAATATTCCAAGAACATTAGATGATATTGCAAAAGCTGGTAATGTTGAGAGAAGAATACTTTCCCGAGATTTGAGAACCATAATCAAAAAGCTTGGATTAAATCTTAATCAGTACGACACTGCCTCGTTTATCTCCAAAATTTCAAACAATATGAATTTGAAAGAAACGACAAAACGAGGAGCATTTGATATACTAAAACGCTGTGAAGAAGAAGGAATTACTGCTGGAAAACACCCAGTAGCACAAGCGGCTGCTTCATTATACATTTCATGTGTACTGAATGGCGAGAGAGTCAGTCAAAAAAGAGTCTCAGTTGAAGCAGGAGTCAGTGACGTAACAATAAGAAACAGGACTGTTTTGATTAAGAAGATACTAAAGCTTGATGAGTAA
- a CDS encoding peptidylprolyl isomerase has protein sequence MKKIILAITFSLLFMGIVNQTTAQSVEVNPIKIMDPVVIIETSLGNITIGFFPNDAPKHVENFLKLSTSGFYDGTLFHRIIPGFMIQGGDPNTIDGDSSTWGTGGPDERLDAEFNNIKHNRGIVSMARSADPNSGGSQFFIVHQNSNFLDEQYTVFGRIITEESFETLDKIASVSTGSRDEPINPEQVRIIKVSVVPRADIPDLIELTEPDRIQTNVEPSTGSQLFESEEHDIAFSAPAGWLLQQPEKTQENTPDVVAVGPKVGTVNPVISLTILPTNGKIIDDIISEKNEELQPLAESRGLNIISQEQITINDKDAYVTNAQGVFSANGQDYDVKFKEVIIYGSDNYYTFSYSNGVDDFDSQIERFNETIDSFKKLSEDSANSEENGGCLIATATFGSELAPQVQQLRELRDNTILETESGTAFMSGFNQLYYSFSPTIADLERESPLFKEIVKLTITPMLSSLSILKYAEINSEEEMISYGVGIILMNIGMYFVAPTIIIYKIRKLN, from the coding sequence TTGAAGAAAATAATTCTTGCAATCACATTTTCATTATTGTTTATGGGAATTGTAAATCAAACAACTGCCCAATCTGTAGAGGTTAATCCAATTAAGATAATGGATCCTGTTGTAATCATTGAAACTAGTTTGGGAAATATCACAATTGGCTTTTTCCCAAATGATGCACCTAAACATGTAGAAAATTTTCTTAAACTATCAACCTCTGGATTTTACGATGGAACTCTTTTTCATAGAATAATTCCAGGCTTCATGATTCAGGGCGGTGATCCAAATACAATTGATGGCGATTCAAGTACCTGGGGGACTGGTGGTCCAGATGAAAGATTAGATGCAGAGTTTAACAATATCAAACATAATCGTGGAATAGTTTCAATGGCAAGATCAGCTGATCCAAATAGCGGTGGCTCACAATTCTTTATCGTACATCAAAATTCCAACTTTCTTGATGAACAATACACTGTATTTGGTAGAATTATAACTGAAGAAAGTTTTGAAACACTTGATAAAATTGCATCAGTTTCCACTGGAAGTAGAGATGAACCTATAAATCCTGAACAAGTAAGAATTATCAAAGTTTCAGTTGTTCCACGTGCAGATATTCCTGATTTAATTGAATTAACAGAACCTGATCGAATCCAAACAAACGTAGAGCCATCTACTGGGAGTCAACTATTTGAAAGCGAAGAACATGATATAGCATTTAGTGCTCCTGCAGGCTGGCTTTTACAACAACCTGAGAAAACTCAAGAAAACACTCCTGATGTTGTAGCAGTTGGACCAAAGGTTGGCACAGTAAATCCTGTAATTTCACTTACAATACTTCCTACAAATGGAAAAATCATTGATGATATAATTTCAGAAAAAAATGAAGAATTACAACCACTTGCAGAATCAAGAGGATTGAATATAATTTCTCAAGAACAAATTACCATTAATGATAAGGATGCATATGTAACTAACGCACAAGGAGTTTTTTCTGCTAATGGTCAGGATTATGATGTAAAATTCAAAGAGGTTATAATTTATGGTTCAGATAACTATTACACTTTTTCGTACAGTAACGGTGTAGACGACTTTGATTCTCAAATAGAAAGATTTAACGAAACAATAGATTCTTTTAAAAAATTATCTGAAGACTCTGCAAATTCTGAAGAAAATGGTGGATGTTTAATTGCAACTGCAACATTTGGCTCTGAACTTGCACCTCAAGTACAACAATTAAGAGAATTAAGAGATAACACTATTCTTGAAACAGAATCTGGAACTGCTTTTATGAGTGGATTTAATCAATTGTATTATTCATTCTCCCCAACAATTGCTGATTTAGAACGTGAGTCTCCCCTCTTCAAAGAAATTGTGAAACTAACAATCACTCCGATGTTGTCTTCACTTTCAATTCTAAAGTATGCTGAAATAAATTCAGAAGAAGAAATGATCTCTTATGGTGTAGGAATAATTCTAATGAATATTGGAATGTATTTTGTAGCTCCAACTATTATCATCTATAAAATTAGAAAACTAAACTAG
- a CDS encoding CDC48 family AAA ATPase: MSEIILKVDEIPQQHVGRGRAIIDPKIIEDNKWNTGQILELTYNKKTHVKLWPGNPEEYGTGIIKIDGMARQNIGAGIGDKISLKSVEAANAEQIVLSPTEKISAEGLQEYMTYNYLNHVFTTGDTLSLNTQMGGRVQFIVTSTKPSKPVIVTENTIFKLGTMTKSVDASVPRITYDELGGLKNEVQKIREMVELPMRHPELFDKIGVEAPKGVLLYGPPGTGKTLLAKAVAGETNAHFISLSGPEIMGKYYGESEEKIREIFNQAEENSPSIIFIDEIDSIAPKRDEVSGEVEKRIVSQLLTLMDGMKSRGKVVVIAATNRPDSIDPALRRPGRFDREIEIGIPDDEGRFEILSIHTRGMPIDEKVDLKQISKTTHGFVGADLEVLSKEAAMRSLRRILPEIDLDEDKISAEILQKIEITSEDFRDALKEVRPSALREVQVQIPNVSWDDVGGLDELKEELREAVEWPIKHKEAFDYVDVETPKGILLHGPPGTGKTLIAKALAKMTESNFISIKGPELLSKWVGESEKGVREIFRKARQAAPCIIFLDEVDALVPRRGSGGSESHVTESVVSQILTEIDGLEELHNVLIVGATNRLDIVDDALLRPGRFDRIIEVPNPDAKGRRNIFEIHTKKKPLASDVDIAKLVELTDGFSGAEIAAVANRAAIAALKKYVSGKAQNVKDIKISQQELVDAIDKVKPRKKEIPLAQSIK, translated from the coding sequence ATGAGTGAAATTATTTTAAAAGTTGATGAAATTCCGCAACAACATGTTGGAAGAGGAAGAGCAATAATTGATCCTAAAATTATTGAAGATAACAAATGGAATACTGGCCAAATCTTAGAATTAACATATAACAAAAAAACACATGTAAAACTTTGGCCAGGAAATCCTGAAGAATATGGTACAGGAATTATCAAAATTGATGGAATGGCAAGACAAAACATTGGAGCAGGAATTGGTGATAAAATTTCTTTAAAATCCGTTGAAGCTGCAAACGCAGAACAGATTGTTTTGTCTCCTACTGAGAAAATATCTGCTGAAGGATTACAAGAATACATGACCTATAACTATCTTAATCATGTATTTACAACTGGAGATACATTATCTCTTAACACTCAGATGGGTGGACGAGTTCAATTCATTGTAACTAGCACAAAACCTTCAAAACCAGTAATTGTTACTGAAAATACAATTTTCAAACTTGGCACAATGACAAAATCAGTTGATGCTTCTGTTCCAAGAATAACATATGATGAACTAGGTGGTCTCAAAAACGAAGTCCAAAAAATTCGTGAGATGGTAGAATTACCAATGAGGCATCCAGAGCTATTTGATAAAATTGGTGTAGAAGCTCCAAAAGGAGTTTTATTATATGGCCCTCCAGGTACAGGAAAAACTCTTCTTGCAAAGGCAGTAGCTGGTGAAACTAATGCCCACTTTATCTCACTTAGTGGTCCTGAAATCATGGGCAAGTACTATGGTGAAAGTGAAGAAAAAATTAGAGAGATCTTCAATCAAGCTGAAGAGAATTCTCCAAGCATAATCTTCATTGATGAGATAGATTCCATTGCTCCAAAAAGAGACGAAGTTTCAGGAGAAGTTGAAAAGAGAATTGTTTCGCAACTTTTGACTTTGATGGATGGAATGAAATCTAGAGGTAAAGTTGTAGTTATTGCAGCTACCAATAGACCAGACTCTATTGATCCTGCACTTAGAAGACCTGGAAGATTTGATAGAGAAATTGAAATTGGAATTCCTGATGATGAAGGAAGATTTGAAATTCTTTCAATCCACACACGTGGAATGCCGATAGATGAAAAGGTAGATCTCAAACAAATCTCAAAGACAACACATGGATTTGTTGGAGCTGACTTGGAAGTCTTGTCAAAAGAAGCTGCAATGAGATCACTGCGTAGAATTCTTCCTGAGATAGATCTTGATGAAGATAAGATATCTGCAGAAATTCTACAAAAAATAGAGATAACAAGTGAAGACTTTAGAGATGCACTAAAAGAAGTCAGACCAAGTGCATTACGTGAAGTCCAAGTACAGATTCCTAACGTAAGTTGGGATGATGTTGGTGGTCTTGATGAACTAAAAGAAGAATTACGTGAGGCAGTTGAATGGCCTATCAAACACAAAGAAGCATTTGACTATGTTGATGTTGAAACACCAAAAGGAATCCTATTACATGGTCCACCTGGAACTGGTAAGACATTGATTGCAAAAGCTCTTGCAAAAATGACAGAGTCTAATTTTATCAGCATAAAGGGACCAGAATTACTCTCAAAATGGGTCGGCGAATCTGAAAAAGGAGTCAGAGAAATCTTCAGAAAAGCACGACAAGCAGCACCTTGTATAATCTTCTTAGATGAAGTAGATGCACTAGTACCCAGAAGAGGCAGTGGTGGTTCAGAATCACATGTAACAGAGAGTGTGGTATCTCAAATTCTAACTGAGATAGATGGACTAGAAGAACTACACAATGTGTTGATAGTTGGTGCAACAAATCGATTAGACATTGTAGATGATGCACTGCTTAGACCTGGAAGATTTGATAGAATCATCGAAGTTCCAAATCCAGATGCAAAAGGAAGACGAAACATATTTGAGATTCATACAAAAAAGAAACCACTTGCAAGTGATGTGGATATTGCAAAACTTGTAGAGTTGACTGATGGATTTAGTGGAGCTGAAATTGCAGCAGTTGCAAACAGAGCAGCAATAGCAGCTCTTAAAAAATATGTTAGCGGCAAAGCACAAAATGTCAAAGACATCAAGATATCTCAACAAGAACTAGTTGATGCAATTGACAAGGTAAAGCCTCGCAAAAAAGAGATTCCACTTGCTCAGTCCATAAAATAG
- a CDS encoding stage II sporulation protein M: protein MNKLRISLFFIFMAIFTGTYQIGSMSTVSQEEADIFMSEFEELVLDIDGFGIFTHNTSLALPMFIPGFGVAWGLFSAWSTGFAFAAITTTAPILEKVPPLAILFLSPFGLMELTAYSLATSRSFILIRAITKKINLRTFIKPTVIEIGVVVGLLLAGGYLEFYMIEMAQEQGLQIPGIDI, encoded by the coding sequence GTGAATAAACTCCGAATTTCTTTATTTTTCATATTCATGGCAATCTTTACTGGTACATATCAAATTGGTTCAATGTCTACTGTGAGCCAGGAAGAAGCTGATATTTTCATGTCAGAATTTGAGGAATTAGTTTTGGATATTGATGGATTTGGGATATTTACTCATAACACATCATTAGCACTTCCAATGTTTATTCCAGGATTTGGTGTTGCTTGGGGTTTGTTTTCAGCATGGTCAACAGGATTTGCATTTGCAGCAATAACTACAACTGCTCCAATTTTAGAAAAAGTCCCCCCCTTAGCAATTTTATTTTTATCTCCATTTGGCTTGATGGAGTTAACTGCATATTCTTTAGCAACATCTAGGAGTTTTATCCTGATTAGAGCAATAACGAAAAAAATCAATCTTAGAACCTTCATCAAACCAACTGTAATCGAGATTGGTGTTGTAGTTGGGTTGCTTTTGGCAGGAGGGTATCTAGAATTTTACATGATAGAAATGGCTCAAGAACAAGGCCTCCAAATACCTGGAATTGATATCTGA
- a CDS encoding transcription initiation factor IIB produces the protein MVSKTKELCPRCAQGKLVTDNESGEMFCSKCGFVITEKLQEAGPEWRSFTQDEHGDRARAGAPTSLTMHDMGLATIINPVNKDASGRPLTASMKSTIERLRTWDSRSQVHEPVDRNFRQAFSELNRLKDKLAISDAVIEKAAYIYRKALDKGLVRGRSISALMASALYAACRDTETPRNLKDVEQAANIKRKDIARCYRLLVKELDLKMPVTDSIQCVARIASRIGIAEKTKRYAVKVLKKAQENEVSAGKDPMGLAAAALYLSCVKNGEDKTQRDIAEAANVTEVTIRNRYKGLKESLEL, from the coding sequence ATGGTAAGTAAAACAAAAGAACTCTGTCCAAGATGTGCACAGGGAAAATTAGTAACTGATAATGAATCTGGAGAAATGTTTTGCTCCAAATGTGGTTTTGTAATTACTGAAAAATTACAAGAGGCAGGTCCAGAATGGCGTTCTTTTACACAAGATGAACATGGAGATCGAGCAAGAGCAGGAGCTCCTACTTCATTAACAATGCATGATATGGGTCTTGCAACAATTATCAATCCAGTAAACAAGGATGCATCTGGTAGACCACTTACAGCTTCAATGAAAAGTACCATTGAGAGATTAAGGACCTGGGATAGTAGAAGTCAGGTTCATGAACCAGTTGACAGAAACTTTAGACAAGCATTTAGTGAATTAAACAGACTAAAAGATAAACTAGCAATTTCTGATGCAGTAATTGAAAAGGCAGCTTACATTTACAGAAAAGCCCTTGACAAAGGACTTGTTAGAGGCCGTTCTATTTCAGCACTAATGGCATCAGCACTTTATGCTGCATGTCGTGATACTGAAACTCCAAGAAATCTCAAAGATGTAGAGCAAGCAGCAAATATCAAAAGAAAAGATATCGCAAGATGTTACAGATTACTCGTTAAAGAACTTGATTTGAAGATGCCAGTTACAGATTCAATTCAATGTGTTGCAAGAATTGCAAGTAGAATTGGAATTGCAGAGAAAACAAAAAGATACGCAGTCAAAGTTCTCAAAAAAGCACAAGAAAATGAGGTTTCTGCAGGAAAAGATCCTATGGGATTAGCTGCTGCAGCATTATACCTATCATGTGTCAAAAATGGTGAGGATAAGACTCAAAGAGACATTGCAGAGGCTGCAAATGTAACTGAAGTTACTATCAGAAACAGGTACAAAGGACTCAAAGAGTCACTTGAACTATAA
- a CDS encoding NAD(P)/FAD-dependent oxidoreductase, giving the protein MARNKKKIVVLGGGFAGLECTRKLEEYFKNDSEIEIVLVSEDNFLLFTPMLPQVASGMIETRHIVMPIRTITKKATFYEGRVKNIDPYGKIVNLWGSGNKRGISLHYDFLVVALGSETNFFGMNDLEKNAYQMKTLNDAVMVRNRMIDMLEQAENETNPILKHSLLTFVVVGGGFAGIETAGEIMDLLLDVRKYYPNIKKEDIRVVVLEALPNILPGFSESLAKFAQEKLTEHGIEIKLQTAVTSFDGDEVMIKRLDVDKDASDDSVISSIQTKTVIWTAGVTPVNTIKRSLFKTDKGKIIVDKNLEVNDFPGVFAIGDCALFMDPNSQRPFPPTAQIAEAQAKIAAKNLHALIRNEEKTEFTYESKGQMAIIGKRTGIASFLGMNIHGIFAWFLWRNIYLSKIPTWDKRFRVFLDWTADAIFDRDISRLKFMRREPEKEYKVLDEVDDVW; this is encoded by the coding sequence ATGGCTCGAAATAAGAAGAAAATTGTCGTTTTAGGAGGCGGTTTTGCAGGATTAGAGTGTACTAGGAAACTAGAAGAATATTTCAAAAATGATTCAGAAATTGAAATTGTTTTAGTTAGTGAGGATAATTTTCTGTTGTTTACTCCAATGCTACCCCAAGTGGCTTCCGGAATGATTGAGACAAGACACATTGTAATGCCAATTAGAACAATTACAAAAAAAGCAACATTTTACGAAGGTAGAGTCAAAAATATAGATCCTTACGGAAAAATTGTAAATCTTTGGGGGAGTGGAAACAAGAGAGGAATTTCACTTCATTATGATTTTCTTGTTGTAGCATTGGGAAGTGAAACTAACTTTTTTGGAATGAATGATCTTGAGAAAAATGCCTATCAAATGAAGACACTCAATGATGCAGTTATGGTTAGAAATAGAATGATAGACATGTTAGAACAAGCAGAAAATGAGACAAATCCAATTCTAAAACATAGTCTTCTAACTTTTGTTGTAGTTGGAGGAGGATTTGCAGGAATCGAGACAGCAGGAGAGATAATGGATCTCCTATTGGATGTTAGAAAGTACTACCCTAATATCAAAAAAGAAGATATTAGAGTTGTCGTATTAGAAGCATTACCAAATATTTTACCAGGTTTTTCTGAAAGCCTTGCAAAGTTTGCACAAGAAAAATTAACAGAACATGGAATTGAGATCAAACTACAAACAGCTGTAACTAGTTTTGATGGAGATGAAGTCATGATAAAGAGATTGGATGTTGACAAAGATGCATCAGATGATTCAGTTATTAGTTCAATCCAAACAAAGACTGTAATTTGGACTGCAGGTGTAACACCAGTCAATACAATCAAGAGATCGTTATTCAAAACAGACAAAGGAAAAATCATTGTAGACAAGAATTTAGAAGTAAATGATTTTCCAGGTGTTTTTGCAATTGGAGACTGTGCGCTGTTTATGGATCCTAATAGTCAAAGACCATTTCCACCAACTGCTCAAATTGCAGAGGCTCAAGCCAAAATTGCTGCAAAAAACCTTCATGCTTTGATTAGAAATGAAGAAAAAACAGAATTTACGTATGAATCAAAAGGCCAGATGGCAATTATCGGAAAGAGAACAGGTATTGCATCATTTTTAGGAATGAATATTCATGGAATTTTTGCATGGTTTCTTTGGAGAAATATTTACCTATCAAAAATCCCAACGTGGGATAAGCGATTTAGAGTTTTTCTTGATTGGACAGCTGATGCGATTTTTGATAGAGACATTTCAAGACTCAAATTCATGAGACGTGAACCAGAAAAAGAATACAAGGTTCTTGATGAAGTAGATGATGTTTGGTAA
- a CDS encoding ACT domain-containing protein, translating to MRVASMSVPEIVREMITRNRSIYDCMKMDLINYTALAVKIQPEVERILGNSVNLNTIVVAIKRYADSFEIKEEVKEEPVLKNARLALTDGIMDIKFSIKDSNQIDPMAILDKFSKITNNYEFFRMSDSFRFLTEDMEDIRQIFGNVSDREDVFSTGLAKIKITIPNSQNQSDVVSYVAEVLHANGIELVNAFFSQDNIVIFLNEKDASRAYEILHSDIMRA from the coding sequence ATGAGGGTAGCAAGCATGTCCGTGCCTGAGATAGTCAGAGAGATGATCACAAGAAATCGTTCGATTTATGACTGCATGAAGATGGATTTGATAAACTATACAGCATTAGCAGTAAAGATTCAGCCAGAAGTTGAAAGAATTTTGGGTAACAGTGTTAATCTCAATACCATAGTTGTGGCAATCAAGAGATATGCAGATTCATTTGAGATTAAAGAGGAAGTAAAGGAAGAACCAGTTTTGAAGAATGCAAGATTGGCTTTGACTGATGGAATTATGGATATTAAATTTTCAATCAAAGATTCTAACCAAATTGATCCTATGGCAATTTTGGATAAGTTCTCAAAGATTACAAATAACTATGAATTTTTTAGAATGTCCGATTCCTTTAGATTCCTTACTGAAGACATGGAAGACATTAGGCAGATTTTTGGTAATGTTTCAGATAGAGAGGATGTATTTAGTACGGGTCTTGCAAAGATCAAAATTACAATACCAAATTCACAAAATCAATCAGATGTGGTTTCCTATGTTGCAGAGGTATTACATGCAAACGGAATTGAACTAGTTAATGCGTTTTTCAGTCAGGATAATATCGTAATTTTTCTAAATGAAAAGGATGCATCAAGGGCATATGAGATTTTACACTCTGATATAATGAGAGCCTGA
- the hsp20 gene encoding archaeal heat shock protein Hsp20, whose translation MTMFFDSEFDRIFKQMSRSFFNTDDIFEGFKGNGSESGPFYYGYTMTVGPDGKPVVKEYGNVKPGQLPASDTREPIVDTIVDEKEKVVKLIAEMPGVEKTDVKIIVDNKVVDLSAERGDKKYHVKVPVQHKVDENSAKASYKNGILQLVFKLVEEKPTGKQVEVE comes from the coding sequence ATGACAATGTTCTTTGATAGCGAATTTGATAGAATCTTCAAACAGATGTCTAGATCTTTTTTCAATACAGATGACATCTTTGAGGGATTCAAGGGAAATGGTTCTGAATCTGGCCCATTTTATTATGGTTATACAATGACCGTGGGTCCTGATGGGAAACCTGTTGTAAAAGAATATGGAAACGTCAAACCAGGCCAACTTCCAGCTTCTGATACACGAGAACCAATAGTAGACACAATTGTTGATGAAAAAGAAAAAGTTGTAAAACTCATAGCTGAGATGCCAGGAGTTGAAAAGACTGATGTCAAAATTATTGTTGACAACAAAGTTGTAGATTTGTCCGCAGAACGTGGTGATAAAAAATATCATGTCAAAGTTCCAGTACAACACAAAGTTGATGAAAACTCTGCAAAGGCTTCCTACAAAAACGGAATTTTGCAACTTGTCTTCAAGTTAGTTGAAGAAAAACCAACTGGCAAACAGGTGGAGGTTGAATAA
- the crcB gene encoding fluoride efflux transporter CrcB, with protein sequence MKGLEFVFLAAGSVLGAFLRYKITESPLIFNTLPLNVLIVNVIGAFILGVFIVLSQQWNLDGRYSLFAAIGFCGSLTTMSSFALDSSNLLENNQYGALAANIIVNVGLSIGALIGGKSLMSTIISN encoded by the coding sequence ATGAAAGGATTAGAGTTTGTTTTTCTTGCAGCCGGATCAGTTCTTGGGGCTTTTCTAAGATACAAAATTACAGAATCTCCTTTGATTTTCAACACATTACCGCTAAACGTTTTGATAGTTAATGTAATTGGTGCATTCATTCTTGGTGTGTTTATTGTTCTATCACAACAATGGAATCTTGATGGAAGATATTCTCTATTTGCCGCAATAGGATTTTGTGGTTCTCTAACAACAATGTCCTCATTTGCACTTGATTCTAGTAATCTACTAGAGAATAATCAATATGGTGCACTGGCAGCCAACATTATTGTCAATGTTGGCCTCTCTATTGGAGCTCTAATAGGAGGAAAATCCTTAATGAGTACGATAATATCTAACTGA